The following proteins are co-located in the Lentibacillus sp. JNUCC-1 genome:
- a CDS encoding sporulation YhaL family protein, translating to MLLGLPWWIYMVIAFIFFSGYMTFRAIRAEKQLEQQYIEREGSIFMERMEYERLMRKEERNEALVHEAEQEQHIYEQDNERQIEAENMKEDKEQQRQQVSV from the coding sequence ATGCTGTTAGGTTTACCCTGGTGGATCTATATGGTGATTGCTTTCATTTTTTTCAGTGGGTATATGACGTTTCGAGCAATCCGAGCAGAAAAACAGTTGGAGCAACAGTATATTGAGCGTGAAGGCAGTATTTTTATGGAACGTATGGAATATGAACGATTGATGAGAAAAGAAGAAAGAAATGAAGCTTTGGTGCACGAAGCCGAACAAGAACAACATATCTATGAACAAGACAACGAACGTCAAATTGAAGCAGAAAACATGAAAGAAGATAAAGAACAACAACGCCAACAAGTCTCGGTTTGA